DNA sequence from the Armatimonadota bacterium genome:
CGACATATTTTGTTATAGAATTCGTAAATATATCGGTGCTTATGTAGCGGCAATGGGCGGGCTAGACGCGATTGTGTTCACAGCTGGCATTGGTGAACACTCGCCGACTGTCCGTGCTCGAATTTGCGAGGGCCTTGAATTCTTTGGCATCGAACTTGATGCAGAAAAGAACGCTGTGTGTCAGGGCGAGTGTGATATAAGCAAGGAGACAGCCAGGACACGGGTGCTTGTCATTCCAACAAATGAAGAGATTGCTATTGCGCGGGAAACGGTCCGCATCATTACCGGTGAAAGTGAGAATTCAACATAGATGAAACTTGACCTTTCAGAAATTGTACGAACCCCTGGAATGCAGGTGAGGCAGAAAATCGATGAGCCTTTTCATCCTGCTGAGTTTGGTTTCGACTGCATCTCGCCTATTACAGGGAGCATAGAGTTTACCAATACTGGCGATGTTTTGCTTGCTAGAGGTAAGGTTGGCGCAAGTATTAGGTTGCAATGCAGCCGTTGCGTGGTAGACTTTGTTGTCATGCTTACCGCAAACATCGAGGAGCAGTTTAGGTTGGTGCATATGGGCGACCAAATCATGGCGATGCCTTTGGATGAGGAAGATATGGTAGGTGGGCTTCTTAGCAACAATATATTAGATGTGGAGGAACTCATCAGGCAGAGCCTGTTGACCGAGGTCCCTATCCAACCGCTATGCAAACCGGACTGCAAGGGATTGTGCCCGATTTGCGGCCAAAACCTAAGTGAAGGCCAGTGCTCTTGTCATCAGGAAATGTATAATTCGGCTTTCCAAGCGCTGGCAATTTTGCTAGAAGACGAAGAAGCTGAAGACTGATCACGCTGTGCGTGTGGTTTGAAAGAGGTGAAAACGATTGGCACTTCCTAAGAGGAGACATTCCAAGACCCGACAAGCAAAGCGAAGAACTCATTGGAAGCTGAGTGTTCCGACTGTGGTGGATTGTCCGCGGTGCCATGCGCCGCGTTTACCGCACCATGTATGCCCAAGCTGTGGGTTCTACAATGGAAGACTAGTGCTGGAAGTAAAGGAAAAAGAAAAGAAGGAATAGCAAGGAGCGGACAAGCCCTCTATGAAGATAGCAGTTGATGCTATGGGTGGCGACTATGCACCAGCCCAAGTAGTGGAGGGAGCGGTTGAGGCAGCCAGCGTCGACCACATTCCAGTTATACTGGTGGGTGATGAGAAAGCCATTAAGCAGGAGCTGGCAAGGTATCCAACCAACTCGAGGGTCGAGATACGCCACGCTTCCGAAGTAGTAGGGATGGATGAGTATCCAGCGACTGCCATTCGTCGGAAGGTAGACTCTTCCATTGTTGTTGCTGCCAACCTAGTTCTTGCGGGTGAAGCACAAGCCATAGTAAGCGTCGGAAATACTGGTGCGGCTATGGCTGTTGCTTTACTTAAGTTTGGGAGGATACAAGGCATTGACCGTCCAGCTATTTGTGTCCTTTTGCCGACAATAAATGGCAAAGCTATACTAATCGATGCTGGGGCCAATGTTGACTGCTCCGTTGAAAACTTAATTCAATTTGCAATTATGGGCAAGGAGTACGCCGAGCAGGTTTTGAAACTTCCTAATCCACGAATTGGTTTGTTGAGCATTGGTGAGGAACCCACAAAAGGCAATGAGGTCACTAAAGCTACGAATGCACGCCTTAGAGCGACAGCTGGGCTGAACTTTATTGGCAATGTCGAGGGGAAGGATATATTTCGTGGTGTTGCCGACGTAGTCGTTTGCGATGGATTTGATGGCAACATGGTTCTGAAGGTTAGCGAGGGTATGGCAGAGTTTGTTCTTACTTCCCTTAAGCAGGAGATTGAACGTGGTATCGTTTCCAAGATAGGAGCTCTACTTGCAATGCCAGCCCTCAAGCGAGCCAAATCCAAGCTTGACTATGCCGAGTATGGCGGCGCGCCTCTACTTGGCGTAAATGGCGTGTGTGTTATCGGTCATGGGAGGTCGAACGGGCGGGCTATCCGAAACGCGATACGGGCAGCTGCAAAAGCCGTTGAAAATAATGTAGTTGGGTGCATTAGTACAGCACTACAGCAAAGAGGTCTTGCGCGCAGAGGAGATGATCAGTCTGGTGCAAGAATACAACATTGCGAGCAAGCCGAATTTTGTGCTGAGGAGACAGCCTTGCCAAACCAACCTCCCAACGTGAGGGACAATTATTAGAAGAGGAGAGCACATGGCGCATAAATCACGACGCGCGGGGATAGTGGGAATAGGGTCATTTGCTCCGCAGAAAGTTCTCACCAATGCCGATTTGGAGAAGATTGTAGATACGACGAACGAATGGATTGTCACAAGGTCGGGAATTCGTGAAAGGCGCATAGTTGAAAATGGAATGGCGGCCTCCGACCTTGCAGTTGAAGCCGCGAAGAAAGCATTATCGACTGCATCACTGCAAGCAGAAAAGCTTGATTTAATAATCTGCGCCACAATAACCGGTGATTATCCCTTCCCAGCAACCTCTTGTCTGATTCAGGACAGAATAGGAGCCAAGAATGCCGCCGCCTTTGACCTTCAAGCTGGCTGTTCTGGGTGGGTTTATTCTCTTTCAACCGCAGCCCAATTCATCGAGACAGGCGCATATGAAAAAATCCTGGTTGTGGGCGTAGATGTTCTTTCCAGCTTTACAGATTGGACCGATCGTTCTACCTGTGTCCTCTTTGGTGATGCTGCTGGTGCGGCTGTGGTTGCACCTGTGGAACCTGATATGGGTTTGCTGTCTTTTTGTCTCGGTGCGGATGGATCTGGCGGCGACCTGCTGAAAATTCCCGCAGGAGGGTCAAAGAATCCTCCGAGCGAAGAAACAATACTCGGCCGCCAACATTACATTAAGATGGAAGGCAGAGAAGTTTTCAAGTTCGCCGTCAGAATAATGGGTGAAGCCTCGCTAGCGGCATTGGCGTCTTCTGGCTTGACGCCGGAAGATGTTAGCCTCTTCGTTCCGCACCAAGCAAATATTCGCATAATTGAAGCGGCGGCGGAGCGATTGAACCTTCCGCCTGAGAAGGTTTTCGTTAATGTTCAGAGCTATGGAAACACATCGGCAGCGTCGATACCGCTGGCTTTAGACGAAGCATATCAGTTGGGACGCCTCAAATATGGCGATGTAGTTGTAGTAGTAGGATTCGGCGCAGGGCTAACATGGGCGTCCGGTGTAATAAAGTGGACAATGCCATATTTGAAAGAATAGGAAGCGAGCTTCTATGTTAACCCAAAGCATGAAGAAAATTGCTTTCGTATTCCCAGGCCAGGGTTCGCAGCATGTTGGCATGGGAAAAGACCTTTATGAAGGATTTCCGGAGGTTCGGGAGATTTATGAAAATGCCGACCGTATTTTAGGGTTCAATCTCAGCCAGCTCTGCTTTTTGGGGCCTGATGACGAACTTCGTCTCACGTCTAACACACAGCCAGCCATCTTCACAACCAGCATAGCCATTCTTCGTCTTATAGAGAAGCATGGCATTCGGCCTGATGTAGTCGCCGGCCACAGCATCGGCGAGTATGCTGCCATAGTAGCGGCCGGGGCATTGTCATTCGAAGATGCATTGCGCCTAGTTCGCAAGAGGGGAGAGCTGATGCAAGAAGCTGGCTTGAAGCAGCCAGGTACTATGGCGGCTATTATTGGCCTTGATGCAAATGAGGTGGCTGGGATTTGCAGTCGCGCGAGCAGTGCAGGCATCATTGATGTTGCCAACTACAACTCGCCAGGCCAAATTGTTATTTCAGGCGAAACCAAAGCGGTTGAGCTAGCCCTAGAATACGCCCGCGCAGCTGGCGCACGGAAGGTCGTTCCACTGAATGTTAGCGGAGCGTTTCACTCGCGGCTTATGAGTCCTGCCGCAAGGGCATTGGCTGAAGAGTTGAAGAAAACTGCTCTAAAAGATGCTAGGGTTCCTATAATTGCGAACTTTACGGGGGACTTTGTTCACAAGAGTGATGAAATTAGAGATACCCTAGCGCAGCAAATTATTGGAAGCGTTCGTTGGGAAGAAACTATTCGACGTATGGAGGCCGACGGCGTTGAAATGTATGTAGAGATAGGGCCAGGTAAGGTGCTCGCTGGTCTTATCAAGCGAACTGTTAGCTCGGCTGAGGTGCATAGTGTTGGCGATATGTTATCTCTTAATGAATTTATGAGTAAATTGGGAAATAAGGTTGAGCAAAATTAAAAGAAAAGCAATAGAGGGGGATCAATCATCTTGAAACTTGAAGGAAAAGTTGCTATAGTAACGGGAGCTGGAAGGGAAGGCAAAGGAATCGGGCGGTCCATAGCTCTTGCCCTCGCCCGCGAAGGCGCTGATATCGTTATCGCCGACTATGTTGCCGAAGCCGCCGAGGCCGTTGCCGAGGAGGTCAGGTCATTTGGGAGACGTGCAGTTGCCGTACGTGCAAATGTTGCTAATCCAGCTGATGCCGAAGCTATTGTTCAAAAGGCGTTGGATGAATTTGGCAAAATTGATATACTAGTAAACAACGCTGGAATCACCAGAGATGCACTTATGATAAAAATGTCTGAGGAAGACTGGGATCTGGTGATTAATACGAACTTGAAAGGTACTTTCAACTGTACCAAAGCAGTCATTCGGCCGATGCTAAAGCAGCGTAGTGGCAAGATTGTAAACGTAGCTTCTGTTATGGGAATCATAGGAAATATTGGTCAGGCAAACTACTCGGCGTCTAAGGCGGGGATAATAGGACTCACAAAAACAACTGCCCGCGAGCTTGGCTCACGAGGCATAAACGTAAATGCGGTAGCACCTGGGTTTATCCAGACTGCGATGACCGATGAGCTACCTGAAGACATAAGAGAGAATATAAGCAAACAAATTCCGCTACAAAGGCTCGGGACACCGGACGACGTTGCCGGGCTTATAGTTTTTTTGTGTAGCGAGGACTCATCTTATATCACCGGACAGGTGATAAACGTTGACGGCGGCATGGTAATGTAAGGAGGTGAAAAGGTGTCAACTTTTGATAGAGTAAAGAAGGTTGTCGTCGAGCAACTGGACGTCAATGAAGAAGAAGTAACCGAAGATGCTTCGTTTGTAGATGATCTTGGTGCGGATTCGCTTGACGTTGTAGAACTAGTAATGGGACTTGAGGAGGAGTTTGATCTGGAAATTCCGGACGAGGACGCGGAGAAAATCGTCACAGTAGCCGACGCAGTTAAGTACATTGAAGAAAAAACTAAAGCATAAGATAAGCATGTGCACGGGCACGGTTAGTAGCGCTTTGTAAGGACGCATTTAACCGTGTCCGTGTTGCAAACGGCAGGAGAGTTTGATGGAACGAAAAAGGGTAGTAGTAACCGGAATGGCGCCAATTACGCCTGTTGGCACTGGCACTGAGAAATATTGGCAAGCGCTATTGAATGGCGTCTCAGGAGTTGGGTTAATAACTCATTTTGACGCATCCGATTATTCCACCCAGATAGCGGCAGAGATAAAAGATTTCGACCCTGAGGAGTATATAGACCGCAAAGAAGCAAAGCGGATGGACCGCTTTGCCCAGTTCGCAGTTGCCGCAAGCATTCTTGCAATCCGGGACTCCGGGCTTCAAATAACCAACGAAAACGCTGAACGGGTGGGAGTCTTGATTGGGTCTGGCATTGGTGGTACTAGCACCTGGGAGGAGCAGCATAGAACGCTAATTGAGAAAGGCCCAAGGCGTGTAAGTCCTTTCTTTGTCCCTATGCTAATTTCCGATATGGCATCAGGCATGGCGTCGATAATTCTAGGAGCAAAGGGGCCTAATCTTGCGATTGTTACTGCCTGCGCAACAGCCACCCATGCCATTGGTGAGGCAGCAAAAATTATTCAGAGGGGGGATGCTGATGTAATGGTTGCGGGTGGTTCGGAGGCAGCCATCACGCCACTTGCGGTCGCTGGATTCTGTGCGGCTAGGGCATTTTCGACAAGAAACGACGAACCAGAGCGGGCAAGCCGGCCTTTTGACTTAAACCGCGATGGCTTTGTTATAGGTGAGGGCGCCGGTGTATTGATACTCGAGTCACTAGAGCATGCGCTAGCGCGTGGCGCAAAAATCTACTGTGAGATCACAGGCTTTGGTATGAGCGGCGATGCTTTCCATATAACGGCACCAGCGCCAGAAGGCGAGGGAGCAGCGAGATCAATGGCTGCTGCTCTTAAGGATGCCGGCATAAAGCCTGAGGATGTTGATTATATCAACGCACATGGAACGTCCACGCCGGATAATGATAAAACCGAGACAATGGCTATCAAGCGAGTCTTCGGCGATTATGCATACAAGGTTGCAATCAGTTCCACAAAGTCCATGATTGGCCACCTACTTGGCGCCGCGGGAGCAGTTGAAGCAATCGCATGCATTTGTGCGATTAGAGATGGCATTATTCCGCCAACAATAAACTATGAGACGCCCGACCCTGAATGTGATTTGGACTACGTACCGAATGAACCAAGGAAAATGCCTGTAAAAATAGCAATGTCAAATTCATTTGGTTTTGGAGGCCACAACGCAACCCTCATATTGGCTAAATATGAGTAGGAGGATGCCATGCAGATATGCCCAAGATGCGGTTCTGAAAATGAAGACAACCGTGCAGCTTGCTGGAACTGCTTTGCTCAATTGAGCAAGCCTGCGGCAGGCAAGCAGTTTAAGCAACTCCCTAAGGCTGCTGAGACCCGACGGGAAGAGATTCTGGCACCACCTACGACAGAAGCACCGCCTTCGTCCGAGGAAAGTGCTCAGGTTTCTAAGGTTTCACCGGAAGAAGAGACATCTACTTTTGGACTTGCTACTGCAGAAGCAGAAGAAGCAGTTCCAAGTAAAGAAGAGGATTCCGAACCGTTTGCCCCATTTGTTTTTGATCTTGATAAGGAAACTGAACCTGAAAGTGGTACTTCTGTCAGGGAGCTAGAGTTGAGTCCATCGGACGATATACTGCCGACTAAAGAAGAAGAGCAAGAAAAAAAAGGAGGCTGTTTATAATGATCTCTCAGAGGGCGGCGAGGGTCAACCCTTCGCCAACGCTGGCGATCACCGCCAAGGCAAAAAAGATGAAAGCTGATGGGATAGATGTTATCAGCTTCGGCGCTGGCGAGCCCGATTTCGACACTCCACAGAATGTCAAGGACGCCGCAATAAAAGCACTCCAACAGGGCGCGACTAAATATACTGCTTCGTCGGGCCTTATCGAGCTTAAGCAGGCGGTTGCCGCAAAACTTAAGCGGGACAACGGTTTAGATTATCCGCCAACGCAGATTATCGTATCAAATGGCGCAAAGCATTCTATCTATAATGCCATCCTAGCCCTGTGCGACCCTGGCGACGAAGTCATAATTCCTGCACCGTATTGGGTGTCATATCCTGAGTTTGTAAAATTGGCGGATGGGGTGCCTGTCTTCGTACAGACAGATGAGAGTACCGGTTTCAGAATGACGCCCGATATGCTTTTGGACGCCATCACACCAAGGACAAAGATTTTAATTTTAAACAGCCCTAGCAATCCTACTGGTGCGGTCTATACCCCCGAGGTTATTGAAGCGTTTGCCGAAATTGCCGTTGCGAAGGGCATATATGTTATTTCAGATGAAATATATGAAAAAATCATTTATGATGGCAATAAACATTTGAGCATAGCTTCCCTCGGCGAGGACATAAAGAAACTGACAGTTACGATAAATGGCCTTTCAAAGAGCCACTCAATGACTGGTTGGCGAGTTGGTTTTGCTGCCGCTGAAAAGGAAATTGTTGATGCAATGGAACGCATCCAGGACAACTCCACATCGAATCCCGTATCTTTTGTTCAGTATGGTGCAATTGAGGCGCTAAATGGCCCTCAAGATTTCACCGAAATGATGGTTCGAGAATTCAATGAGCGGCGCAAGGTCATGGTGGCGGGCTTGAACGCAATCCCTGGAATTGTATGCCCAGAGCCTGGTGGTGCATTTTACGTTTTCCCGAACATATCAGGCGTCATCGGCAAAACGTACGACGGCGGGGTGATAACTGGATCAGACTCATTTGCAGAATATCTACTCAGCGGCGACTCGAAGGTTGCTGTCATACCGGGGTCGGGATTTGGCGCCGACCAAAACATTCGGTTATCGTATGCAACCTCAATGGAAAACATTAAGGAAGGCGTCAAGCGAATCGCAGAGGCTGTTGCAAAACTTAAATAACGGGGGCTGTATGCCGCTTTCACCGCTGGCGAGAGTAGCTCGAAAGGTAAAAATAAAGAAGGAGAATTGGGGCATTTTGCGGCAAGCCCTCACGCACAAATCATACTTGGGTGAAGTCTCCGGGATAGAGAGTAATGAAAGGTTGGAGTTCCTTGGTGATGCCGTACTTGGCATGATAGTTTCGGAGCATCTATTCGCCAAGTTTGCAGAGAAGCGGGAGGGTGAACTAGCAAAAGCAAAAGCTGTCGCAGTGAGCGAGCCGGTTCTGGCTGAGGCGGCAAAGAAGCTTCTTATACCTCATGCTTTGCTTCTTAGCAGTGGCGAGGAAGCCTCAGGCGGCAGAAACCGGCCGTCAATCCTTGCCGATGCATTCGAAGCAGTGATTGCCGCGGTATATTTAAGCGAGGGACTAGATGTTGCCAGACAAGTGGTGCTAAGCGTTCTTCGTCAGACTTTGGAGGACATTGAGCGTGAGGAGCACCATCGGAATTACAAGTCCCTTCTTCAGGAATTGAGCCAGAGCCTCTACAAGCGAGCACCAAGATACGTCGTCATTAGCGAGTCTGGAGCTGACCATGATAAAACTTTTGTGGTCGAAGCCCAGCTAGATGGCATATCACTGGGCGTTGGAACTGGAAAAAGCAAGAAGCAGGCAGAGCAAGCGGCGGCATTTGAGGCGCTACAACATCCACATTTCGATAAGTTGCAGAGGAAGGAATAGTAAGCATGAAGGAAGCTCGAGCGGAGATAGGTGTTTACGGTGGCTCAGGTTTTTATTCTTTTCTCGACGATGTCGATGAAATTAAGGTCGAGACCCCATATGGCGCGCCTAGTGATTTAATTGCGTTGGCGACGGTTGCTGGGAAAAGAGTAGCATTTCTTCCAAGGCATGGCCGCCGTCATCAGCATCCACCACATATGATTCCCTACCGTGCGAATGCTTTTGCAATGAAGAAGCTTGGCGTATCGAGGATTATTGCTCCCAGCGCTTGCGGAAGCCTTCAACCGCATATCAAACCAGGTGATTTTGTGGTCTGCGATCAATTTGTTGACCGAACTTCAGGAAGGAAAGACACCTTCTACGACGGCCCCATCACGACACACATTATGGGTGCGAATCCATATTGTAGCCAACTACGCAAGCTGGCAGTGGAAATTATCAAATCAAATGGCATAACATGCCATGAGCAAGGTACGGTCGTTGTAATTCAGGGCCCAAGATTTTCTACAAAGGCTGAGAGTAGTTGGTACACAAGAATGGGCTGGGAAATCATCAATATGACTCAATACCCTGAGGTAATACTTGCTCGTGAGCTTGAAATGTGTTATGTGAATATCTCGCTAGTTACCGATTGGGATGCAGGATGTGTTGGGCTACCTGGCGTGGAGCCGGTAACAGCTGAGGAGATTATCAAGGTGCTTGAGGCAAACAATGAACGCGTTCGGAAGGTTATTTTGCAGATGATTGAACAGATGCCCGTGGGGCCCTGTGACGAATGTGGCAGAGCATTGGAGCACGCAAGGTTGGATTAACATTTAGTGTCAGGGAGGCAAGGTTTAGATTTAGGAGGGTTCTTGATTCGGCAAGTATGAGTTTCATGGAATATTGGCTAAAAATTCTGTTCGCATGCATGGTGATTCCGTTTGCCGCAATAGCTGCGTCGAAACCTATTGCTTCAAAGGCTGAAGGTTACCGAGGAATCTGGTATTCAAATCAGCCCTCGGGTGATGAATATGCATTTAAATAT
Encoded proteins:
- a CDS encoding DUF177 domain-containing protein; the protein is MKLDLSEIVRTPGMQVRQKIDEPFHPAEFGFDCISPITGSIEFTNTGDVLLARGKVGASIRLQCSRCVVDFVVMLTANIEEQFRLVHMGDQIMAMPLDEEDMVGGLLSNNILDVEELIRQSLLTEVPIQPLCKPDCKGLCPICGQNLSEGQCSCHQEMYNSAFQALAILLEDEEAED
- the rpmF gene encoding 50S ribosomal protein L32 encodes the protein MALPKRRHSKTRQAKRRTHWKLSVPTVVDCPRCHAPRLPHHVCPSCGFYNGRLVLEVKEKEKKE
- the plsX gene encoding phosphate acyltransferase PlsX → MKIAVDAMGGDYAPAQVVEGAVEAASVDHIPVILVGDEKAIKQELARYPTNSRVEIRHASEVVGMDEYPATAIRRKVDSSIVVAANLVLAGEAQAIVSVGNTGAAMAVALLKFGRIQGIDRPAICVLLPTINGKAILIDAGANVDCSVENLIQFAIMGKEYAEQVLKLPNPRIGLLSIGEEPTKGNEVTKATNARLRATAGLNFIGNVEGKDIFRGVADVVVCDGFDGNMVLKVSEGMAEFVLTSLKQEIERGIVSKIGALLAMPALKRAKSKLDYAEYGGAPLLGVNGVCVIGHGRSNGRAIRNAIRAAAKAVENNVVGCISTALQQRGLARRGDDQSGARIQHCEQAEFCAEETALPNQPPNVRDNY
- a CDS encoding ketoacyl-ACP synthase III → MAHKSRRAGIVGIGSFAPQKVLTNADLEKIVDTTNEWIVTRSGIRERRIVENGMAASDLAVEAAKKALSTASLQAEKLDLIICATITGDYPFPATSCLIQDRIGAKNAAAFDLQAGCSGWVYSLSTAAQFIETGAYEKILVVGVDVLSSFTDWTDRSTCVLFGDAAGAAVVAPVEPDMGLLSFCLGADGSGGDLLKIPAGGSKNPPSEETILGRQHYIKMEGREVFKFAVRIMGEASLAALASSGLTPEDVSLFVPHQANIRIIEAAAERLNLPPEKVFVNVQSYGNTSAASIPLALDEAYQLGRLKYGDVVVVVGFGAGLTWASGVIKWTMPYLKE
- the fabD gene encoding ACP S-malonyltransferase → MKKIAFVFPGQGSQHVGMGKDLYEGFPEVREIYENADRILGFNLSQLCFLGPDDELRLTSNTQPAIFTTSIAILRLIEKHGIRPDVVAGHSIGEYAAIVAAGALSFEDALRLVRKRGELMQEAGLKQPGTMAAIIGLDANEVAGICSRASSAGIIDVANYNSPGQIVISGETKAVELALEYARAAGARKVVPLNVSGAFHSRLMSPAARALAEELKKTALKDARVPIIANFTGDFVHKSDEIRDTLAQQIIGSVRWEETIRRMEADGVEMYVEIGPGKVLAGLIKRTVSSAEVHSVGDMLSLNEFMSKLGNKVEQN
- the fabG gene encoding 3-oxoacyl-[acyl-carrier-protein] reductase, translated to MKLEGKVAIVTGAGREGKGIGRSIALALAREGADIVIADYVAEAAEAVAEEVRSFGRRAVAVRANVANPADAEAIVQKALDEFGKIDILVNNAGITRDALMIKMSEEDWDLVINTNLKGTFNCTKAVIRPMLKQRSGKIVNVASVMGIIGNIGQANYSASKAGIIGLTKTTARELGSRGINVNAVAPGFIQTAMTDELPEDIRENISKQIPLQRLGTPDDVAGLIVFLCSEDSSYITGQVINVDGGMVM
- the acpP gene encoding acyl carrier protein, which produces MSTFDRVKKVVVEQLDVNEEEVTEDASFVDDLGADSLDVVELVMGLEEEFDLEIPDEDAEKIVTVADAVKYIEEKTKA
- the fabF gene encoding beta-ketoacyl-ACP synthase II — protein: MERKRVVVTGMAPITPVGTGTEKYWQALLNGVSGVGLITHFDASDYSTQIAAEIKDFDPEEYIDRKEAKRMDRFAQFAVAASILAIRDSGLQITNENAERVGVLIGSGIGGTSTWEEQHRTLIEKGPRRVSPFFVPMLISDMASGMASIILGAKGPNLAIVTACATATHAIGEAAKIIQRGDADVMVAGGSEAAITPLAVAGFCAARAFSTRNDEPERASRPFDLNRDGFVIGEGAGVLILESLEHALARGAKIYCEITGFGMSGDAFHITAPAPEGEGAARSMAAALKDAGIKPEDVDYINAHGTSTPDNDKTETMAIKRVFGDYAYKVAISSTKSMIGHLLGAAGAVEAIACICAIRDGIIPPTINYETPDPECDLDYVPNEPRKMPVKIAMSNSFGFGGHNATLILAKYE
- a CDS encoding pyridoxal phosphate-dependent aminotransferase, whose protein sequence is MMISQRAARVNPSPTLAITAKAKKMKADGIDVISFGAGEPDFDTPQNVKDAAIKALQQGATKYTASSGLIELKQAVAAKLKRDNGLDYPPTQIIVSNGAKHSIYNAILALCDPGDEVIIPAPYWVSYPEFVKLADGVPVFVQTDESTGFRMTPDMLLDAITPRTKILILNSPSNPTGAVYTPEVIEAFAEIAVAKGIYVISDEIYEKIIYDGNKHLSIASLGEDIKKLTVTINGLSKSHSMTGWRVGFAAAEKEIVDAMERIQDNSTSNPVSFVQYGAIEALNGPQDFTEMMVREFNERRKVMVAGLNAIPGIVCPEPGGAFYVFPNISGVIGKTYDGGVITGSDSFAEYLLSGDSKVAVIPGSGFGADQNIRLSYATSMENIKEGVKRIAEAVAKLK
- the rnc gene encoding ribonuclease III, which gives rise to MPLSPLARVARKVKIKKENWGILRQALTHKSYLGEVSGIESNERLEFLGDAVLGMIVSEHLFAKFAEKREGELAKAKAVAVSEPVLAEAAKKLLIPHALLLSSGEEASGGRNRPSILADAFEAVIAAVYLSEGLDVARQVVLSVLRQTLEDIEREEHHRNYKSLLQELSQSLYKRAPRYVVISESGADHDKTFVVEAQLDGISLGVGTGKSKKQAEQAAAFEALQHPHFDKLQRKE
- a CDS encoding S-methyl-5'-thioadenosine phosphorylase — encoded protein: MKEARAEIGVYGGSGFYSFLDDVDEIKVETPYGAPSDLIALATVAGKRVAFLPRHGRRHQHPPHMIPYRANAFAMKKLGVSRIIAPSACGSLQPHIKPGDFVVCDQFVDRTSGRKDTFYDGPITTHIMGANPYCSQLRKLAVEIIKSNGITCHEQGTVVVIQGPRFSTKAESSWYTRMGWEIINMTQYPEVILARELEMCYVNISLVTDWDAGCVGLPGVEPVTAEEIIKVLEANNERVRKVILQMIEQMPVGPCDECGRALEHARLD